A region from the Syntrophorhabdaceae bacterium genome encodes:
- a CDS encoding HNH endonuclease encodes MIRYGAPQTVLPRLGQGSFRVMVTDAYQRRCAVTQERTLPALEASHIKPYSDNGPHKIENGILLRSDIHHLFDNGYVTITTDLTFEVSRRIKEEFENGRDYYALSGRRIVVPQNSMFRPSPEFITWHNENKYLG; translated from the coding sequence ATGATCCGCTACGGAGCGCCCCAGACAGTTTTGCCTCGCCTTGGCCAGGGAAGCTTTCGGGTCATGGTGACAGATGCCTATCAGAGGCGATGCGCGGTCACACAGGAAAGAACATTGCCGGCACTTGAAGCGAGCCACATCAAACCGTATTCTGACAATGGCCCCCACAAGATAGAAAACGGCATCCTCCTTCGATCCGACATACACCACCTTTTCGATAACGGGTACGTAACGATCACAACGGACCTGACATTCGAGGTGAGCAGACGCATCAAGGAAGAGTTTGAGAACGGCAGAGACTACTATGCCCTGAGCGGCCGGAGAATAGTGGTTCCTCAGAACAGTATGTTCCGACCGTCACCCGAGTTCATCACCTGGCACAATGAAAACAAGTATCTGGGGTAG